One stretch of Pradoshia sp. D12 DNA includes these proteins:
- the refZ gene encoding forespore capture DNA-binding protein RefZ, with protein sequence MDKLSNKKDDIFEAAVYLFYMKGYSATSIRDIAGRAGGNSANIAYHFQHKQGLLEYCFTDFFEGYISGIENIAEQLPLIGPKECVLKYTKFCLHYYREKFLLTRLVLREISVDSSLNREIYTTYLSKEKFYINLFLDAGMDCGELKKINPSMFVMKLKALLNEPFIQAQYFSEVWQLFTNELYFINKYQLEIERFLNDCLFEERVCPVPI encoded by the coding sequence ATGGATAAACTATCGAATAAAAAAGATGATATTTTTGAAGCTGCTGTCTATTTATTCTATATGAAAGGTTATTCAGCAACTTCAATCAGAGATATCGCTGGCCGTGCCGGAGGTAATTCAGCAAATATAGCTTATCACTTTCAGCATAAGCAAGGTCTCCTTGAATATTGTTTTACAGATTTCTTCGAAGGCTATATAAGCGGTATTGAAAATATCGCTGAACAACTCCCACTCATTGGTCCGAAAGAATGTGTCTTAAAGTATACCAAATTTTGCTTGCATTATTACAGAGAAAAGTTCCTATTAACACGTCTTGTATTAAGAGAAATATCAGTAGACTCAAGCCTGAACAGAGAAATCTATACAACCTATTTATCGAAAGAAAAATTTTATATTAATTTATTCCTTGATGCTGGTATGGATTGCGGTGAATTAAAAAAGATTAATCCATCTATGTTTGTCATGAAGCTAAAAGCATTACTGAATGAACCCTTTATTCAGGCCCAATACTTCAGTGAGGTTTGGCAATTATTTACGAACGAATTGTATTTTATAAACAAGTATCAGTTAGAGATTGAAC
- a CDS encoding sensor domain-containing diguanylate cyclase — protein MVDNQLNLSWETNLKSLFVECMIKDDNELFLDRFTDKMVDFLLELLRVDEIACYYNDPWKQKLYLEKAASKTELQNQFASTISLDALLNSSMKDLCTEACVSLTDTLYPLGIPLYHEGELLGLFVVLSENKELKNDNRIDLSELRTVIGELLHKAIAISERKKEEKRYKLLQRITTEFHSSMNMHSVLAEVIETLREVYPSFVYYLLMSQDSDNTLNLPIKSLEMDGENLSAMQAYVSGRVQFEDSMEVKNSVLYAPLLGKQGVYGVLQVIAPEAVIFPDTEIEFISLLANTAGGALENAQLYEQSKRLIADLRLINETSHRLNSTLRLSETVSYMKQQINKSFLADEVGFFMIRNGQTKLVPGSSPFFTEETSKHYIQYVKGSLEQDREALYIGDMDSDKVGQDGPYKSLMAFPMIHSGKMDGFCIVLHRVPYHFTFDMFKLMQSLIHHSSMAFVNSILREELEKMVITDYLTGLYSRNYLEGRMLELINSETEGTFILIDIDNFKLTNDTYGHQKGDEVLIQVADLIKNSIRDTDIGTRWGGEELAIFLPKAPIEAGKAVAERLVEKVRKETNPPVTISCGVSYWESNQKNNNTIKNLFKRADDALYTAKRSGKNQMIVSC, from the coding sequence ATGGTAGATAATCAATTAAATCTGAGCTGGGAAACAAATTTAAAAAGTCTATTTGTTGAATGTATGATTAAAGATGATAATGAACTCTTTTTAGATAGATTTACAGATAAAATGGTCGACTTCTTATTGGAATTATTAAGGGTGGATGAGATTGCCTGTTATTATAATGATCCTTGGAAACAAAAGCTCTATCTGGAAAAAGCGGCTTCGAAAACAGAACTCCAAAATCAGTTTGCTAGCACCATTTCACTTGATGCTTTACTAAACTCCTCAATGAAAGATTTATGTACGGAAGCCTGTGTATCATTAACTGATACATTATACCCCTTGGGAATTCCTTTATATCATGAAGGAGAATTACTGGGACTATTTGTAGTTCTTTCTGAAAATAAAGAGTTGAAAAATGATAATAGAATTGATTTATCTGAATTGAGGACAGTGATAGGAGAATTACTGCACAAGGCAATTGCAATTTCAGAACGAAAAAAGGAAGAGAAACGATATAAACTATTGCAACGGATTACGACAGAATTTCATTCCTCTATGAATATGCATTCCGTTTTGGCGGAGGTAATAGAAACCCTGCGTGAAGTATATCCGTCCTTTGTTTACTATTTGCTAATGTCTCAGGATAGCGATAACACATTAAATCTTCCAATTAAAAGTTTGGAAATGGATGGGGAAAATTTATCTGCCATGCAGGCATATGTTTCCGGTCGTGTTCAATTTGAGGATTCAATGGAAGTGAAAAATTCTGTGTTGTATGCGCCTTTATTAGGCAAGCAGGGTGTTTATGGGGTTTTACAAGTTATTGCACCTGAAGCAGTCATATTTCCTGATACGGAAATCGAATTCATCTCTCTCCTCGCGAATACGGCAGGCGGGGCACTGGAGAATGCCCAATTATATGAACAATCCAAACGCTTAATTGCGGATTTACGTCTGATTAATGAAACATCGCATCGTCTAAATTCTACCTTGAGGCTTAGTGAAACAGTTAGTTATATGAAGCAACAAATAAATAAATCATTCCTCGCAGACGAAGTAGGCTTTTTTATGATTAGGAATGGACAGACAAAACTTGTCCCGGGAAGTTCACCTTTTTTCACTGAAGAGACATCTAAACACTACATCCAATATGTCAAAGGCAGCTTAGAGCAGGATCGGGAGGCTTTATATATTGGGGATATGGATTCGGATAAAGTCGGGCAGGATGGCCCTTATAAATCCCTTATGGCTTTCCCTATGATACATAGTGGAAAGATGGATGGTTTTTGTATTGTTCTTCATCGAGTACCGTATCATTTTACATTTGATATGTTTAAATTAATGCAGTCTCTTATTCATCATTCTTCGATGGCATTTGTGAACTCAATATTAAGAGAAGAGCTTGAAAAGATGGTCATAACTGATTATTTAACAGGTCTATATTCGAGAAATTATCTTGAAGGAAGAATGCTTGAACTGATAAATTCTGAAACTGAGGGAACGTTTATATTAATAGATATAGATAATTTCAAGCTGACAAATGATACATATGGGCACCAAAAGGGAGACGAGGTCCTTATTCAGGTAGCTGATTTAATTAAAAATAGTATTAGAGACACCGATATAGGTACAAGGTGGGGCGGGGAAGAACTGGCTATTTTCCTTCCAAAGGCACCGATAGAGGCTGGTAAAGCAGTTGCGGAAAGACTTGTTGAAAAAGTAAGAAAAGAAACAAATCCTCCGGTTACCATTTCTTGCGGTGTATCGTATTGGGAATCCAATCAGAAAAATAACAATACGATTAAAAACCTTTTCAAGCGGGCAGATGATGCCCTGTATACAGCTAAGCGATCAGGTAAAAATCAGATGATTGTATCCTGTTAA
- a CDS encoding GAF domain-containing protein: MFQVGKYKKTKPENYQMVSKQLEALIDGETNLIANLSNASALLNQFLDDVNWVGFYLYEEEQLILGPFQGLPACIRIPLGKGVCGTAAEKREIIRVMDVHQFPGHIACDAATQSEIVLPILKDGRLIGVLDIDSPSKNRFDKEDEHGLKQFVDILVQSI; the protein is encoded by the coding sequence ATGTTTCAAGTCGGAAAATATAAAAAAACGAAACCAGAAAACTATCAAATGGTTAGCAAACAGCTGGAAGCCCTAATAGATGGTGAAACAAATTTAATTGCCAATTTGAGCAATGCTTCTGCCCTTTTAAATCAATTTTTGGACGACGTGAACTGGGTAGGATTCTACCTATATGAAGAGGAGCAACTGATACTTGGACCATTTCAAGGTCTCCCAGCCTGCATTCGAATTCCTTTAGGCAAGGGAGTATGCGGAACAGCGGCAGAAAAAAGAGAAATAATCAGGGTAATGGACGTACATCAATTCCCTGGACACATCGCCTGTGATGCTGCCACTCAATCAGAAATCGTTTTGCCGATTCTGAAGGATGGCCGTCTGATTGGTGTACTTGATATAGACAGTCCATCAAAGAATCGTTTTGACAAAGAAGATGAACATGGATTAAAACAATTTGTTGATATACTTGTCCAATCAATTTAA
- the rpsD gene encoding 30S ribosomal protein S4 → MARYTGPSWKLSRRLGISLSGTGKELEKRPYAPGQHGPNQRKKLSEYGLQLQEKQKLRHMYGVNERQFRTMFDRAAKMPGKQGENFMILLDSRLDNIVYRLGLARTRRQARQLVNHGHILVDGRRVDIPSYRLAPGQVIGVREKSRNLDIIKEAMEVNNFVPDYLTFDADKLEGTFTRLPERSELPAEINEALIVEFYSR, encoded by the coding sequence ATGGCTCGTTATACAGGTCCAAGCTGGAAACTATCCCGTCGTTTAGGAATTTCCCTAAGCGGTACAGGTAAAGAATTAGAAAAGCGTCCTTACGCACCAGGACAACACGGTCCTAACCAACGCAAAAAGCTTTCCGAATACGGTTTGCAATTGCAAGAAAAACAAAAACTTCGTCACATGTACGGTGTGAACGAACGTCAATTCCGCACAATGTTCGATCGTGCTGCTAAAATGCCTGGTAAACAAGGTGAAAACTTCATGATTCTTCTTGATTCTCGCCTTGATAACATTGTTTACCGTTTAGGTTTAGCTCGTACTCGTCGTCAAGCTCGTCAGCTTGTAAACCACGGGCACATCTTGGTTGATGGACGTCGCGTTGACATCCCATCTTACCGTTTAGCTCCTGGTCAAGTAATCGGAGTACGTGAAAAATCCCGTAACCTTGATATCATCAAGGAAGCTATGGAAGTAAACAACTTCGTACCTGACTACCTAACTTTCGATGCTGACAAGTTAGAAGGTACATTCACTCGCTTACCTGAGCGTTCTGAATTACCAGCTGAAATTAACGAAGCTCTTATCGTTGAGTTCTACTCTCGTTAA